From Hydra vulgaris chromosome 15, alternate assembly HydraT2T_AEP, one genomic window encodes:
- the LOC136091323 gene encoding ras-related protein RabC-like, giving the protein MKIVLVGNINVGKSSFFVRFKEGRFEEVLKSTIGLDQCTKEITLSDGKTVKINLWDTAGLEVAGYMTSNYYRFSKGVVLMYDVKDRDTLNCLNSWIDDSKPYIPDQAPFFLLGNKIDSFATEIEITKQDAVNFAKNNKIPEDQVFEISVKSGKGFKNFIDSVANILSRDDNHVVDNAINLRVENQNNQNKLFGCC; this is encoded by the exons atgaaaattgttttggttGGAAACATCAATGTTGGAAAATCGTCTTTTTTTGTACGCTTTAAAGAAGGTAGATTTGAAGAAGTACTAAAATCAACAATAGGATTAGACCAGTGTACTAAAGAAATTACATTAAGTGATGGCAAAACGGTtaag ATTAATCTTTGGGACACTGCCGGACTAGAAGTAGCAGGATATATGACAAGTAACTATTACCGATTTAGCAAAGGTGTTGTTTTGATGTATGACGTAAAAGACCGAGATACTCTTAACTGTTTAAATTCGTGGATAGACGATTCAAAACCTTATATTCCCGACCAGGCTCCCTTTTTTTTACTTGGCAATAAAATTGATAGTTTTGCGACTGAAATTGAAATAACAAAACAAGATGCTGtcaattttgcaaaaaacaataaaataccTGAAGATCAGGTTTTTGAAATATCTGTTAAATCAGGTaaaggctttaaaaattttatagattcTGTCGCAAATATACTTAGTCGTGATGATAATCATGTTGTTGATAATGCGATTAATCTTAGGGTTGAAAATCAGAATAATCAGAATAAATTATTTGgctgttgttaa